The DNA segment TTGTGTAGAGTTCTGGGCGACTTGTGTTGCATGCAGATCTGAGAGGCTGAGAAGGGACGGAAGCGTACTGTGTTGCCCTGTTCACGGCCGCCTCCTGATGCgctgtgtagtgtagtggTCTGTGCTGGCTGGCCCCACAACTTAACGTTAAAACCTTGAAACTTTGAAACCTTGAAACGGAGGTGGAACGAACAGGTGGCCCCACTTGCCAAGAAAGGCGCAAGCTCAGCCCACGGGTGTTGTGATGAGTTTCGGGTTTCGACTGAACTCCTCCGACGGATCCTCCAAAAGTGGCTCATTCGCTGTCAACTGCGGGAGCTCAACAAACTAAGAGATCGCCAAAAGAACCTCCGGGCTCTATGGTTTGGTCCTCTTGTTGATCGGCGCACGGCGGCCCGGACTGTCGCTCCCATTCCCAATTGCGGTAATCCCTCAGGCGTGAcatgcggcggcggagcctCTGAAACGCCGAACGATGCCTTTTCGCGCCTTGGTCGTCTCAGTCCGAGGTCTGGGAACACGAGAGATCGCCGACGAGCCAACCGATGGTCATTGATGATTAGCTGCGCCGTTCGGATGCACGGATTGCCTACCTCCCTAGGTATTTAAGCTTATATCGAGTCAGTGTGACAGGGATGAAACTTTGAAGCCCGGGAAGGTATCGCCACAAGGCCGCCTTCTGTCTGCTCTTACAGGCACCCTCTTCTGGCGAATGTCCTCTACATGAGTAATTCTTCAGCATTCTACAGAAGCGGGCTGCAAGAATGCCCGGTGACCACCACCTACCCGCTTCTTTCCGTGATCTCGACTCCTGATTGTCTTGCTGGGCTGGTCCTTAATCGACTCACTCGTCTTTCATCTCAACCCTCCATTCGACATGGGGCTATCACTGCAGTTCCTTGCCCTCTTGGTGAGCTCGGTCTTGGGTCAGAGCGACCTTGGCCATGCCGAGATATGCGGGCTCGGCTCGTCCATCATACCCCCCAGCGGCCAGGTCTGCTTAAGTGACCCTAGGTCTTTGGTGTCGGCGCAGAAGAACACTTCAGGCTCGTCCCCTGATGAGGGCACACACTGCCGAGATGGCCATTGTAGCAGCCCACGACAGCATGCTTGGACGCACTCGTCGCCGTGTTTCCAGGGCCCCGGGTCAGAGCACCCAATCTGCGTATTTACCGATACGGTATTTGCTGGGGGGAGGGGCATCTCGCTGGTCACGACGCGTCAGCGAGCGAACCACGTCGCCCTCAGCCCGGCATTCACCGAGGCTGAGATCACGATGGGAATCAACCAGGACCTCAACCGGACCGTCCCCGCCAAGTACGAGATGCGCGAAATCCCCGGCAAAGGCATGGGCCTCGTGGCCACCGAGCACATCCGGCGCGGCGACTTGATCTTGGCGAACACGGCCTCGCTGATGATCGACTACCGCGCCTTCAACGAGCTCACCGAGGCGCAGTACACCGAGCTGCAAGCTCAGGCCGTCAGCAGCCTCCCGTCTGCGCAccgcgccgccctgctcaaCCTTTCCACGCACAGCAGCCgcgacggcctcgccgacgcAGAGCTCGTCAACAAGATCGCCGCCACCAACAGCTTCGACATCGACCCGTGGCCGGACGACACCGATCAGCACCACAGCTTCTTCGTGCTCTTCCCCGAGATCGCCCGGCTCAACCACGACTGCCGCCCCAACGCCGAGTACCGCTTCGAgcacgccgcgctggcccAGCACGTCCACGCGGCGCGCGACATCGCCCCCGGCGAGGAGCTCACGCTGTCGTACGTCAACCCGCTGATGACGCGcgcgcagcggctgcagcggctcgAGCGGAACTGGGGGTTCCGCTGCGGCTGCCCGCTGtgcgcgctgccgccggcgcgggcggccgagTCGGACGCGAGGATCGAGCTGGCCAGGAAGCTGAAGCAGGAGCTGGGCGCCTGGGACGCCGGGAGCCGCGCGACGCCCGAgatggccgagctgctcgtcAGCCTGTACGAGACGGAGCGGCTGTGGGGGTCCATGCACGAGGCGTAcacgctcgccgcgctcgagttcagcgcggccggcgacgcgtGGACGGCGGTCAAGTATGCGCGCCTGGGCATCGAGTGGGGGATTCCAATGGTCGGGGAGCACGACGAGGACCTGGCCGAGCTGAGGAGCCTCGCCGAGGATCCGTGGGCGCATTGGagctggcggaggagggtgGAAAGGGACGGGTGAGTTTATGGGACTTCTTTTTGTGTGAGCATGAGAGGGCGATTCGGGGAATGGCGTTGGGGGAGTATGGATGGCCGGAGCCAAGTCAGTTGCTTATCGGGCTGTGTCCCACGGTCCTGCGGTGCAGGAGCGGGAGCCGAGTGTTTGGATAAAGGCCGCAGAATAGAATCCCGCCCATCGCTTTGTGTTGAGCAACACCGAGTTTGCCGGGCATTTTCTTCCTGTGCAGGTTGTCCTTGAACAGTTTTGAGCTCGTGTTCCGTTCCAGGTGCGTCCCTCAGTGCTGTGTATCAAACAGAGACACCATGATGATGGTCATTGCCATTTTGCATGGCGAGAGTCGTTGCAATCATCAGTGTCATCGTCTGCGATGATTGCGTTCGATACCTTGCATGAAAAAGCTCTGTGATCTACCACAGGTACGCTGCTAGGTGTGCAAATAACAGCAAGGGCCTGCTGTGCTTCATACCTACCTAGGAAGCACCTGCTCCCTTCCATTTCTGTCAAAGGCCTACCACCCGTGGACAGGAATTGGCCCACTAACTACCTGATTGTAAGGAGGGAGTTGCAGCGCAGCGGTTCAGGGTGAGTGCGGGGTAACAACCACTGCAAGCACTTGCGCCCCCCATCCTTGGCAGTGATGTCAATGCCCAAAAACAAACCTACAGCCCGAGAGCAACCGACTCCAACTGCTCGAGTGAGTGCACACAACACCGCACCGGCAGCAACCAACTCCGTGCCTCAGCACTCACCCCGTCCGGCGTCCCTTCTCTCAACCACGGACTTTCGGCCGGACAGCATCTCAACCATCCAGACCCCGGACCTATCTATATCCAGCCACCCGGCGCGATGGCCGCCGAAACCCCcgcggccgacccggccaaGGTGACTGAGGCGATCAAGGCGATCCGCGAGGCCCGCCCGCCCACGACTGACCAGTTCACGTATCTGACCATCATTGAGGCCAATCTCTGCCCGGAAGTGCTCCCGGCGCTCAACGAAGTCCTCCAGGACGCCGAGCTCACGCAGGAGATCGGATGGGACCTCGTCTACAACCTGGTCGGCCTGCCTGGCGCCGAGGCCTGTCTCGAGACGGTCGCGCGGCTGGGAAACCCGCGCGAGGTGATCCTCAAGGTGCTCGAGACGCTCGAGCTCTTGGGTGATGATGAGGGTGAGGGTGAGggcgaggatggggatggggatgggaaTCAGGAAAACCAGCAAACAAAACCACCGTCCCGGTCCGTCTCGTCGACGCACAAGTTCATCACCCTCCTCGGCATGCTCGCGATCCTCCACAGGCGCATCAGGACTAAGTACCCTAGCCGCTTTCTCACGCAGACGCTGCAGACCGTCTTCAACACGTACCGCCCGCGTCCGGAGATGACGGCAGCGGTGATCAACCTGGTGCACAGCCTGTCCGGCAgcccccggccgccgctgcccaccCGGCAGTCGAGCATCAACGTGGCCAACCCGGACCAGGACGGCGACGCGTCCAAGAACGCGCCCGACCCggaggccgacgagcgcGAGGACCCCACCGAGGGCGAGCTGCAGcagaggctgctgctgagctTCTCCACCTGCATCCTCGAGGCGTACGTCAACGGCAACAGCATGGCATGGGCGGCCCGGCTGCTCGAGTTCTACAACCCGGCCAAGGTCGTgccggggaggaggacgctCATGGCAGCATTCAGGAAGGACCAGGAGTTGCTTGAGCGAGATGCGATTGTGGGGAAGCTGGTGGTGAGTGTGTATCCCTTACTCGACTATCGGAGATGCCGTACTAAGAAGGACTATCTCGCTGCAGGCTTTGAtcggcgacctcggcctcgactcGTGCTCCAAGACTTTCATTCACCAGCTCCGCGACGGGCCAATGCACAGCGAGCCGCTGTCTGAATCCGGCCATTTCTCCAGCGCGGATCAGATCGCGCTGTCGACGGGCGGCTGCGTGATCCTGCTCGCCTACTGGGTgttctccgccgccgtcttcaaCGCTACGCACCCCGAACCTGAGATCCACCTCTTCCCCGAACACTACGCCCTGCTGGACAAGTTTTTGCAGGACGACGCGCACGCGCAAATCCAGAACTCGGTCGGCACCATCGAGGCGCTCCTCACCGTCGGCCTCTGGCTGCACTTCAACGGCCGCGTCTCGGCCGACCCTACCTCCCCGCTCACCGACCTGGCCACGTCGCCGGAGGACCCGACCTCGGACTTCATGCGCTATGTTCACCTCACCACCCTCGTCGCGCTCTACCACCCGCAGCTGCAGGTCCGCAACGCCGCCAGCGTGCTCGCAGGGCTCGTCCTGCACGCCGACCCGTCGGATGACGACCGGCTCAACATCCTCGCCGACCTCCTGGAGAACTGCATGTTTGCCTCGCTCAAAGCGCGCGCCGTTGCCTggctgcgcgaggagctcctcgccgctgccgcctcgcCCTCCCCTTCTTCCCCAGCCGCCGTCTCACGACCTCCGCCATCAGCACCtccaccacaaccacaaccacaatCACAGCCAAGCGAACAATCACAACAAGATGAACCACGACGACAagaacagcagcagcacacaAACCTCTTCGCCACCCCGCAGGCCCTCGAAACGGTGCAATATGCCGTCTTCCCCCCGCTCGCCTCGCTCCTCGACCTGCCCGCGACGGACCTGGCCGAGTACCTGTCCGCCAACATGCCCTTCCTCATGCAGGCGGTCAACTTCGCCCTCTTCCTGTGGGGCGGGgcttcgtcctcctcctcctcatcttcgtcctcctctccgccagctgctggcgacggcggcggcgagggcggtcggccgggaggagcagcagcaggcggcgcctGGCGACACGTCGTGCCGCCGAGTATGGAGGCGGCTGTGAGGGAGCGATGGGTTGAGCCGCTGAGGGTGGTGGTCGAGCGGGTGGTGGAGCGGGAGGGCGGGCATGGTGGCTTGCTGGAGGGGGAGGTGGGCGTGTTGAGAGAGCGGTTGGGGCGCTTGCGGGGAGCGGCGGTGTCTGTTTAGAGGGGGGAAACCCCTCATGGCGGCGGGAACTCTTAAGGGTCGGGAAGGACGATGAGGAGCGGCGAGCTCTGTCCGCCCCATGCTCCTCCCCGCCTCCCCACAACACCTGTTTTCTTCCATTACATCTTGGTGTTCAGCTTTGTCAAAAGTAATGATGCGGCCGGAGTTCCTGTCTTAGGCTTTTGCCAACAACTGCTGAGCCGTACATATCATCATGCTTCACGGCGTCTTCTGCACAGTTGCTGTATCGCCTCCGCGCTCGCGGACTGTGTCTCCTGCACAAGGATCGTGGCGGAGAACATCCTGTTTGCGCTGCCCCGTTTAGCCGCCCGGCCTTTGTTGGAACGGAAGCACTCGAGAAGGCTGTTCTTGCCAATTCCTCCGAGCTAAGAATTTGCTGACCTCGGCCCCTCATTCACACGAGCGAGCGCACAAAGGTCAATGGATGGCGGGGCTGCTCCATTGTCGCCGAGTACGGCGCTCGCCAGCGCCATTGTCGAGATGTTGTTCACACTCTAGCCTACTGTGTGTTTGTTGCACAAGCGCTCTCTTCATGCCGTGAAGTTTCCGTGTCTGGTCGAGCAACAGTTTGGACCGATCCGCCGGGGTCCCAGATTGGTACTCGAACACCACCAGAGAACTCGCCACCGGCCTGAAGATATATAATAGCCGGGTGGATGGAGTCATACTCAACTCCTCTCACACAAGTAGCCACAACACCGACAACACCAACCCGTCTTTTTGCCCTTTGAAGACCTTCGTGACATAcgtctatctatatagacctaCCTTTACCACCCACTGGGGACATCATGGCTACGCGACCTAGCATCCCCTACTACGCTCCGGCCGAGCTCCTCCCCGCGCCTCTGCCGACGGTGGCGGAGATCCGCGCGTCGAAGCAGCGCCTCTCGGAGTGGTACGAGACACCTGTTGTCCGCGTCGGCGACCACTACGCCGTCAAGTACGGAAGACTCACCTCCATCCAGCAGGGCGAGAACATGCTCTTCGTCAAGCAGTCCAGCAGCGTCCCCGTTCTGACCGTCTACGCGATcttcgaggacgaggaaaCCAGGTATGCTTTCATCGTGATGGAGTACATCCCCGGACGGAATCTGGAGGGCGCGTGGAAgacgctcggcgccgccgaaaAGCGAGACATCGTCTCGCAGCTCCGCCGGCACATGGACGCCCTGCGCAGCATCCCGTCGCCCGGCTACTACGGCGGCTTCTGGCGGCAGAGGATCCTGGACCATGACTTTCTCATCCAGGACGTGGCCGACTTCGGCTACCCGTACCCCGAACCGGAGCTGTGGGGCCCGTTCGAGACCGAGGAGCAGTGGGCCGACGGCATGTGGCGGTGCCTGCACAAAGCGCGCAACAACGTGCTAGCGCAGAAGAACGTGTCGCCAGGCACAGTGGACCGTTATCTGGCGTACCTCCGGCGCCAGTACCACGCCGTCTTCAAGGGGCACAAGCCCGTCTTCACGCACGCCAAGTTCCAGCGCGACATCGTCTTGCTGAGGGAAGACGGGACCGTCGCGATCACCGGCTGGACACACGCCGGGTGGTATCCGAGCTTCTGGGAGTACTGTGCTAGCGTGGCGGTCCTGGGACACCATGACGATTGGGACGAGATGTTCTTTGAGATCCTGGATGAGTATGCCGCTGAACTCGGTTGGTTCATACACCACCGGGCGACGATAGAATGGTAGACTGGGCTTAATGGCAGCTGCAAACAGGAGTAGTGGGAGAACTGAAGGTGGTGAATAACATTGGAAAGAAGGAAGGAGAGCGTTGGGCGGCAAGTGTTTCGGAGGCGGCTTCTAGAGTAAAATAGAGAAAAAAGAGTTGTTTTGTTTTTTATAAAGAGTTAAAGAGTTAAGGTAGCAAGGATTGATCCAGGGCATGACATCTAAAGGAAAATGAAAGACCTTCCCTTCCgctcccttccccttccccccaacCCCCATCACCAATGCACCCACCCCACTGGGCTAAACCATCGACCTTCATCGACCTTTTGTCACAGAGCAGACAAAGAGCCACTAAGGTCACCACCAAGTCCTGCTGGCCGGTCCGCTATGGGGCATGGGGACGGTATGGACATTCACTCACGCGCTGTGCAGTAGGTCCCAGCATCATTTCTGAGAGTGCCGGTTGGCATTGTCGGGCCTGCGGTTGCCCACCTCGCGGTATCACAGTTGTCGGCGCCAAGAGGCCGGGACTCCGTTCCAACCCAACGGTGTGAGAAGGGAGAGGACAATGGAACGGCCGATGCAGCATTTCG comes from the Thermothielavioides terrestris NRRL 8126 chromosome 4, complete sequence genome and includes:
- a CDS encoding uncharacterized protein (Contains conserved domain SET[pfam00856], SET domain) codes for the protein SSPRQHAWTHSSPCFQGPGSEHPICVFTDTVFAGGRGISLVTTRQRANHVALSPAFTEAEITMGINQDLNRTVPAKYEMREIPGKGMGLVATEHIRRGDLILANTASLMIDYRAFNELTEAQYTELQAQAVSSLPSAHRAALLNLSTHSSRDGLADAELVNKIAATNSFDIDPWPDDTDQHHSFFVLFPEIARLNHDCRPNAEYRFEHAALAQHVHAARDIAPGEELTLSYVNPLMTRAQRLQRLERNWGFRCGCPLCALPPARAAESDARIELARKLKQELGAWDAGSRATPEMAELLVSLYETERLWGSMHEAYTLAALEFSAAGDAWTAVKYARLGIEWGIPMVGEHDEDLAELRSLAEDPWAHWSWRRRVERDG